A part of Papaver somniferum cultivar HN1 unplaced genomic scaffold, ASM357369v1 unplaced-scaffold_118, whole genome shotgun sequence genomic DNA contains:
- the LOC113330680 gene encoding small RNA degrading nuclease 1-like, which produces MDKMLAAAEKRVLVHMVKMMQKKGKRGTKGYWKEFLNVHDLKKGDTIRDPSRRSIDDLVSFLTTFTEEEDIKFLEKALERGSNREAVIQLQKNASVIESSPQKLVVLTLEHPEYACNYTFPSDEEDWVITKLGKLSKTKESGKMVAIDCEMVLCEDGTEAVVQVCVVDQNLEVKLDTLVKPNKPIVDYRSEITGITAKDLEGVTCSLADVQKSMKKLLSHGTILIGHSLNCDLRALKLDHARVIDTSLIFRCTDGTTRRKPSLCHLSKIVLGHDLREKGAPHNCLADARAAIKLVLAKLEKGFDEIISLDAKEVTGDDLLKLFVHRIPIRVTADELRKIFPEDSTVVFEPFYKPQAKQYYASAIFKDQQEVLATFESIEGEEGKDSHGLPQKFVTFQLKNGNFASVYVL; this is translated from the exons ATGGACAAGATGTTAGCTGCTGCGGAGAAGAgg GTTCTTGTTCATATGGTAAAAATGATgcaaaagaaaggaaaaagagGCACCAAAGGATATTGGAAGGAATTTTTGAACGTTCATGACCTTAAAAAGGGTGACACTATAAGGGACCCTTCAAGAAGGTCTATTGATGACTTAGTTTCTTTTCTGACAACATTTACCGAAGAGGAAGATATAAAG TTTTTGGAGAAAGCATTGGAACGTGGATCTAATCGCGAAGCAGTAATACAGTTGCAGAAGAATGCTTCAGTTATTGAATCCTCTCCCCAG AAGCTGGTTGTCTTAACTCTTGAACACCCAGAATACGCATGCAATTACACCTTCCCATCCGATGAGGAG GACTGGGTAATCACAAAATTGGGTAAACTTTCTAAGACGAAGGAATCCGGTAAAATGGTTGCTATTGATTGTGAGATGGTTCTTTGTGAAGATGGTACAGAGGCTGTAGTGCAAGTGTGTGTTGTAGATCAGAATTTAGAG GTTAAACTCGATACACTTGTGAAACCCAATAAGCCTATTGTTGACTATAGATCTGAAATTACTGGAATCACTGCTAAGGATTTGGAAGGAGTTACTTGTTCTTTAGCAGATGTACAG AAATCAATGAAAAAGCTGTTGTCGCATGGAACTATTTTGATCGGTCACAGTTTGAATTGTGATCTACGAG CTCTGAAATTGGATCATGCAAGGGTTATCGACACATCGCTTATCTTCCGATGTACAGATGGAACTACTCGCAGGAAACCTTCGTTGTGCCACCTTAGCAAG ATTGTGCTCGGCCATGACCTCAGGGAGAAGGGTGCTCCACATAATTGTCTAGCCGATGCACGTGCTGCAATAAAACTGGTTCTTGCCAAGCTGGAAAAAGGATTTGATGAAATCATTTCCTTGGATGCCAAAGAG GTAACCGGTGACGATCTATTGAAGCTTTTTGTTCACAGAATACCAATTCGTGTAACTGCAGATGAATTACGTAAAATATTTCCAGAGGACTCTACTGTCGTATTTGAG CCTTTCTACAAACCCCAAGCAAAACAATATTATGCATCTGCGATTTTCAAAGATCAACAGGAGGTACTTGCCACTTTTGAAAGTATTGAAGGTGAAGAAGGAAAG GATTCACATGGTTTGCCTCAGAAGTTTGTTACCTTTCaactcaaaaatggaaattttgccAGTGTTTATGTTCTCTAA
- the LOC113330411 gene encoding lanC-like protein GCL1: MSSSVIELGSTITQGGSSSRDDHGDHDDQRLESVQMEDLTIYRNLSLPSETFLKSAISLKDQVVEATWREANGRKKGCVDPTVYTGLLGTVFTCLRSYEATGNQNDLLLCTEIVDSCAAFIASTSKR, encoded by the exons atgtcATCTTCAGTAATTGAATTAGGATCAACAATAACACAAGGCGGTAGCAGCAGTAGAGATGATCATGGTGACCATGATGATCAAAGGCTTGAATCAGTACAGATGGAAGACTTGACGATATATAGAAATTTGTCACTTCCTTCTGAAACTTTTCTCAAATCAGCTATTTCTCTTAAAGACCAG GTAGTGGAAGCTACTTGGAGAGAAGCAAATGGTAGAAAGAAGGGTTGTGTTGATCCAACGGTGTATACAGGTTTACTTGGAACAGTTTTTACTTGTTTGAGATCATATGAAGCTACCGGAAATCAGAATGACTTGCTATTGTGCACTGAGATTGTTGATTCTTGTGCTGCGTTTATTGCAAGCACTTCTAAAAG atga
- the LOC113330410 gene encoding uncharacterized protein LOC113330410 — translation MVVDAEKEMVVENPLTPGATQDAEKEKGYNEDAEMETVSKNLEEDVGGEFVPRTEFLKRSPLKKKSVFKRKANKAEEDGKQPGSKVRRIKERTTCNQRTTSVLLKDCELGKQKKQKDKPDENKVEEENPRTSTGLPFRKLPPLETMECFQDYKDTIEPSMMEVPKTYFENANSLNSAWSIREGEDPYLGYSDSQRYNKAANEQRILRRPSSTLLQL, via the exons atggttgttgatgcagagaaggagatggtggttgagaatcctttaactcctggtgccacacaagatgctgaaaaagaaaaaggctatAATGAAGATGCTGAGATGGAGACCGTTTCAAAAAACCTG gaagaagacgtaggaggggagtttgtaccaagaacagaatttttgaagaggtcaccattgaagaaaaagtcagtattcaagcgaaaagcaaacaaggcagaagaggatgggaagcaaccaggaagcaaggtaagaagaatcaaggaaaggacaacatgtaatcaaaggacaaccagtgtactactcaaagattgtgagctagggaagcagaagaagcaaaaagacaagcctgatgagaataaagttgaagaagaaaatccccgtacgtctactggcttgccgttcagaaaattacctccgctggaaacaatggaatgctttcaagattacaaggatacaatagaaccatccatgatggaagtaCCGAAGACATACTTTGAGAATGCCAACAGCCT aaattcggcttggagtatcagagaaggagaagacccgtacttgggatattcggattcacagagatataataaggcagctaatgaacaacgaatacttagaagaccaagtagtacgctactacagttatag